A window from Rhineura floridana isolate rRhiFlo1 chromosome 17, rRhiFlo1.hap2, whole genome shotgun sequence encodes these proteins:
- the LOC133371687 gene encoding uncharacterized protein LOC133371687, which produces MLRKREVGWKGLQSSQEGTRAKSQNFRWKECRGKGGIGRARARTKASVLQRRAQLKQGGLQKGAERETPVPGAKQRWGVCAGCEEIGCPPFLKRSSAAYPTGLSPGSTDPPLRQRGHGRRRAPRFFLQATGRSRRREGCSACACPAAFRQAPPGRGEGRRRRLALCAASPAQAPPVPCLVRKERRGRTLCGDMNVKSPRIRSSLGKRCVVFNWPTRRRAVGLDGPELVTSMRSHRIESEGARKAIKSILLLDEGKQVKAYPTAVHMPLNRQSF; this is translated from the exons ATGTTAAGGAAGCGGGAGGTGGGGTGGAAAGGTTTGCAATCCAGCCAAGAGGGCACACGCGCAAAAAGCCAGAATTTTCGATGGAAGGAGTGCCGGGGGAAGGGGGGAATCGGccgcgcgcgcgcacgcacaaAGGCCAGCGTTTTGCAAAGGAGGGCCCAGCTCAAGCAAGGCGGCCTCCAAAAGGGCGCAGAGAGAGAGACTCCGGTCCCCGGAGCAAAGCAGAGGTGGGGCGTGTGTGCAGGATGCGAAGAGATCGGGTGCCCCCCATTCTTAAAACGCTCCTCAGCCGCCTACCCGACGGGTCTGTCTCCCGGCAGCACGGATCCCCCCTTGCGGCAGCGCGGGCATGGCAGGCGGCGGGCGCCTCGCTTCTTTCTGCAAGCAACCGGCCGGTCGCGACGGAGGGAGGGCTGCTCGGCTTGTGCCTGCCCGGCGGCTTTCAGGCAGGCTCCTCCCGgccggggggaggggaggaggaggaggctggctTTGTGTGCGGCGTCTCCAGCTCAGGCTCCACCCGTGCCTTGCCTGGTCCGGAAGGAGAGGCGAGGAAGGACCCTGTGTGGCGATATGAACGTTAAGTCTCCACGCATCCGCTCTTCCCTGGGAAAACGCTGCGTTGTGTTCAACTGGCCGACTCGGAGAAGAGCCGTTGGACTGGATGGACCTGAGTTGGTTACTTCCATGAGAAGCCACAGaatagagtcggaaggggcccgtaaggccatcaagtccatcctCCTGCTGGACGAAGGGAAGcaggttaaagcatacccgacag ctGTTCACATGCCACTGAATCGCcaaagtttctaa